Within Betaproteobacteria bacterium, the genomic segment ACTGGGATTGGTTGCCTGGGTTGCGGCCTCGACCGCGCTGGCGGAAAAAAAGTACGACCCGGGAGCGACCGACACCGAGATCAAGATCGGCCAGACCATGCCCTACAGCGGTCCGGGTTCAGCGTATGGGACCATCGGCAAGGCCGAGCTGGCCTATTTCAAGATGATCAACGACCAGGGCGGCATAAGCGGCCGCAAAATCAACCTGATTTCGCTCGACGATGGCTACAGCCCGCCTCGCACGGTCGAACAGATCCGCAAGCTGGTGGAAGAGAACGAAGTGCTGCTCACCTTCCAGAACCTGGGCACAGCCCACAACACTGCCATCCAGAAATACATGAACGCGAAGAAAGTGCCGCAGTTGTTTGTGGCGACCGGGGCAACCAAGTGGGCAGATCCGCAGAACTTTCCGTGGACTATGGGGTGGCAGCCTAACTATCAGACCGAGGCGCACCTGTATGCCAAGTATCTGCTGCAGAACAGGCCCGATGCCAGGATTGCAGTGCTGTACCAGAATGACGACTACGGCAAGGACTACGTGAAGGGATTGCACGATGGCCTGGGCAGCCAGGCCGACAGATCGATCGCCAAGGAGGTTAGCTACGAGGTCACCGATCCGACGGTGGACTCGCAGATCGTCACCCTTCAAGCGTCAGGCGCGAATACCCTCTTCATCATCGCGACACCGAAGTTCGCGGCCCAGGCGATCCGCAAGACTTATGATGTGGGCTGGAAACCGTTGACCTTCGTGAACAATGTCTCGAGTTCGGTGGCTACTGTCCTGCTGCCTGCCGGACTGGAAAAATCCGTCGGGCTGATCACGGCGCTTTACCTCAAAGATCCCACCGATCCCCAATGGGAAAACGATCAGCCGATGAAAAATTGGCTCGCCTGGATGAAGAAGTATTTCCCGGACGGCGACGTCAAGGACATCTTCAACGTGTACGGCTACGCGGCGGCGCAGACCCTGGTCCAGGTTTTCAAACAGTGCGGGGATGATCTGACCCGGGAGAACGTCATGCGGCAGGCGGCAAACTTGAAGAATTTCGAGGTTTCAGTGCTGCTGCCCGGAATCAGGATCAACACGAGCCCGGCCGACTTTTACCCAATCGAGCAAGTCCAGCTTGCGCGATTCGACGGCAAGCGCTGGGTGCTGTTCGGAGAGGTGCTGGGCAAGTAGCATGATGTCGCCCAAAGCGCAGAATTGAGCCGGCGGCGGCTGCGCAAGCGGCGCAAGTTGGCTATTACTGAAATCAAACCGCTGAGAGGAGAAAAGTATGGCGCGCATCTTTCGAGCACTCTTTGCGCTAGCCTTAGCTACTGCTGTTTCGCAAGCTAGCTATGCGGAGAAGAAGTACGGTCCGGGAGTCACCGACACCGAGATCAAGATCGGCAGCACCAACCCGTACAGTGGGCCGGCCTCGGCCTACGGCACCATCGGCCGGTCGGAGTCCGCGTACTTCAAGATGATCAACGACCAGGGCGGGGTGAACGGCCGTAAGATCAACTTCATCAGCCTGGACGACGGCTACAGCCCACCGCGCACGGTCGAGCAGGTGCGCAAGCTGGTCGAGCAGGAACAGGTGCTGTTTCTGGCCGGCACGCTGGGCACGCCGCCGAATTCGGCAATTCACAAGTACGTCAACGCCAAGGGTGTGCCGCACATCTTCGTGAATACCGGCGCGACGAAATGGGGAGATCCGAAGAATTTCCCCTGGACCATGGGTTTCAACATCAACTACCAGGCCGAGGGTCACATTTACGCGCAGTACATCCTCGACACCAAGCCCGACGCCAAAATCGCCATCCTTTACCAGAACGATGACTACGGCAAAGACTACGTCAAGGGCTTGAAGGACGGACTTGGCGACAAGGCCGCACAGATGGTCGTGGCCGAGGCCAGCTACGAGGTAACCGATCCGACGATCGACTCGCAGATCGTCACCCTCAAAGCCTCGGGTGCGGATACTTTCTACAACGTCACCACGCCCAAGTTCGCCGCCCAGGCGATCCGCAAGGTTTACGACATGGGCTGGAAGCCGCTGCACATTCTCAACAACGTGTCGACGTCGGTGGGCGCCGTACTGACACCTGCGGGTTTGGACAAATCGGTGGGGTTGATCAGCGCCGTATACATCAAGGACCCGGTGGATCCACAGTGGAAAAACGATCCCGGATTCAAGGAGTATGCCGCCTGGTTCAAGAAGTATTATCCGGAAGGCGATATCAACGACGTCTTCAATGTGTCCGGTTACCTGATCGCCCAGGGCGTGGTGCACGTGCTCAAGGCCTGCGGGGACGATCTGAGTCGCGAGAACGTGATGAAGCAGATGACCGGCATCAAGGACTTGCAGATGCCGATGATACTGCCCGGGATCAAGTGGAATACTTCTCCGGACGATTACTTCCTGATCGAGTCGGCCCAGCTTGCCCGCTTCGACGGCAGGGCATGGGTGACGTTCGGCAAGATCATCGGGCGCTAGCACCGCTGCGGAGCGATCCGGACATCGGGGGCCTTGCCGCCGCCGGTGCCGGATCATCGAAGGGAGAGGGTCATGTCACGTTGTTTCCGGGCGTTTGTGGTGTTGACCGCGTTGGCTGCAGCACCGCTGAGCGCTCAGGCGGAGAAGAAGTACGGACCGGGTGTGACCGACAGCGAGATCAAGGTCGGACAGAGCATGCCTTATAGCGGCCCCTTGTCCGCGTTCGGCACCATCGGCAGGGCGGAGGCAGCCTATTTCGACATGGTCAACGCGCAAGGCGGCGTCAACGGCCGCAGGATCAAGCTCATTTCGCTCGACGACGGATATAGCCCGCCGAAGACCATCGAGCAGACACGAAAGCTGGTGGAGTCCGACGAAGTCCTGCTGCTGTTCAGTTCCTTCGGAACGCCGACGAACACGGCCGCAATGAAGTATCTGAATGCCAAAAAAGTGCCGCAGTTGTTCATCGCCGCGACCGGAATGAAGTGGGGCGATCCGCGTAACTTCCCATGGACGATGGCGTTTCTGCCCAGCCAGAAGACCGGCACGACAGGCTACGTTCGCTATCTGCTGAAGAATCGGCCCGAGGCAAAAATCGGCGTGCTTTACCAGAACGATGACTTCGGCAAGGACTACGTCAAAGCCCTGAAGGATCATCTCGGGGACAAAGCGGAGCGCATGATCGTCGCGGAAGCGTCGTACGAATCCACCGATCCTTCGGTGGATTCGCAGATCGCCACCCTGAAAGGCGCCGGTGCCGACACATTCTTCAGCTTCGCATCGCCGAAGTTCGCGGCCCAGGCGATACGCAAAGCCTACGATATCGACTGGAAGCCCCTTCTCTTTATTCCTTACAGCGCGACCTCGGTGACCGCGGTGCTGCAGCCCGCCGGTCTGCAGAAATCGGTGGGCGTGATCTCATCGGCCTATGTCAAGGATCCCACCGACCCGCAATGGAAAACAGATGCCGCGACGAAGGAGTGGCTGGCATGGATCAAGAGCTATTATCCGGACGGCGACGTGGCCGAGATCTACAACGTATATGCCTATACCAACGCACAATTGCTGATCCAGGTGCTGAAGCAGTGCGGTGACGAGCTTACGCGCGAGAATGTGATGAGGCAGGCGGCGAACCTGAAGAACTTCGAACTGCCCATGCTGCTGCCCGGCGTGCGGATCAACACCAGTGCAACCGACTACGACCCGATCAAGCAGTTGCAGCTCATGCGCTTCGATGGCAAGGAGTGGGTGCGATTCGGCGAAGTGACCCCCTGACCGAACTCAAAGGACGGCGGCGCCCGCTCGCGCAACGATGCCGTCCTGGAACGACTGCACACCGGACACGCCGATCCCGCCCACGAACCGGCCGTCCTTGAGCAGCGGAACGCCACCTTCCAGCGGTACCGCGCCGGGGAGTCCCAACATTGCGGTGCGCCCTTCGAGAACGTTGTCTTCGAGGGCTTTGGTCGGCCGCTTGAACAGAATCGCGGTACGTCCCTTCTCCTCGGCGATCCTGCTGGAGGCCTTCTGTGTCCCGTCCATGCGCTCGAGATACATCAAGTGGCCGCCGTCATCCAGGACGGCGATGACCACCGCCCAACCGTTCTTTTCGGCTTCGGCTCGGGCGGCCGCGGCGACGCGCTTGGCGTCTTCCAAGGCGAGGGTTGTGGTCTGAAGCATGGCAACATCTCCCGTCAATGCGTGGCGTTGAAAAGATTCTTGTGGATGCGACCGTCTTTCATCACAAGCCTGATGTTGCCGGGTGACTGAAGCAGTCGCACGTCGTTCTGCGGCTCGCCGGCCACCACCACCAGATCGGCCAGGAAACCTTTCGCGACCTCGCCGGTCCTGCCTTCCAGCATCATCGCGGCGGCGCCGACTTTCGTCGCGGCAACGAGGGCTTCGGCATCGGAATAGCCGAAGAAGCGGACGAAATGCTCGAGATCGCGGGCGTTGGTTCCGTGCGGTGTCCAGGGAAATCCGTAGTCCCCACCCACGAGGACGCGAACGCCGCGCTTGCGCAGTTCGGCAAAAACCCGTTGCGCGCATTCGAACTGGTGAACCACGCCGGCCGCCTCCGCTTTTTGATAGGTGATGCCCCAGGGCTCGGCCTCGTACAGGAGGTTGTGCAGGAGGCCGATCGCCGGGGCGACGAACACCCTGTCGCGGGCCGCTTCCAGAAGGTCGAGACATTCCTCGTCGGCATATTCGCAGTGATACAGGATGTCGACTTCATGCTTGAGCGCCAGCTTGATCGACGCAGCCGCACGCACGTGAGCTGCGATTCGTTTGCCGTGCGCGTGCGCCGTCTGTGCAGCCGTCCGGATCTCGTCCTCATTCATGATGTTCCGGTGCGAGGCGGAATTCGGCGTGGTCTGGTTCCCGGAGATGTTCAGCTTGATCGTGTCGACGCCCTCCCGCAACAGAAGCCTGCAGGTCCGCAGCATCTCGTCGGTGCCGTCGACGATCATGGCGATCGATTCCCGGTGGATGTGCATGCGGCGTTCGTCGCCCAGATTGCCGGTGTTGGTCAGCTCCGGACCGGCTGCCAGCATCCGCGGTCCCGGGATGTGCCCGGCGTCAATCTCGTTGCGGATGACCACGTCGATGCGTGGTTTTGCGGAACCGCCGCTGACGCAGGACGTAAAGCCTGCCTCGAGCACGACCCGGGCATGCTGCGTGGTCCGCAGCGTGTGCTCTTCCGGAGGGACGTCGCCGGTGTCGGCAATGTCCGCCTTGTGCAGAAAGGGCAGATGGGCGTGGCCGTCGACCAGACCGGGTATGACGGTGTGTCCGGGGATATCGATATGCGTTGTCCCATCCGGGTTGCGCGGGCCCTGCGGCCGGACTTCGGCGATGCGGTTTCCGGCGACCAGGATATCGGCGGGAAACGCCGGTTTGCCGTTCCCGTCCCAGACCTTGCCACCGCGCAACAGAACCGATTCCATGGTCTCCCCCGTTATCACGTCAGCAAAAATTGTAACCCTGACCGGGCAGCGGCGTGGAGTCCGCGCCGCGCAGAGGCAGGGAAGTGCACCGCCGGGTGCGGGTTATACTCGCACCGCGCACGAAAACAAGATCTGGAGGAGATCATGGAAGGAAAATTCTTGCAGGGAAAGGTCGCAGTCATCACCGGCGCGAGCCGGGGACTGGGCAGGGCAATGGCGTTGGCGCTTGGCGAGTCGGGGGCGAGGCTGGCTCTGGTTGGCCGCAATCGCGACAAACTTGCGGAAACGCGGAAATTCGCCGCGGACATCGGTGCGGAAAGCGAAATCTTCGTGACCGACGTGCGCGACGAGGCCCAGGTCGGCAAACTCGACAAGGATGTCATCGCGCGCTTCGGCGGGGCACACATCCTCATCAACAATGCCGGCACGGCAGTGCGCAAGAATGTCGCCGATTTTTCCCTCGACGAATGGAAGCTGGTCGTGGATACCAACCTGACCGGCGCTTTCCTGGTGTCGCGCGCGTTCATCCCGCACATGAAAACGGCGAAATGGGGCCGCATCATCAACATGACCTCGATCATGGCGCATATCGGCAGCACCGGCCGCGGCGCCTATTGTTCATCCAAGGCCGGACTGCTGGCGCTGACCAAGTGTCTTGCGCTGGAACTGGTCGGCGACGGCATCACGGTGGTGGCGATCAGTCCCGGGTTTTACGCAACCGATCTGACCGCGCCGCTGCGCGCCGATGCGCAGAAGAACGCCGCTTTGATGGCTGCGACGCCGGCGGCGCGCTGGGGAAAGCCGGAAGAAATCGGCTCGCTGGCGCGTTACATTTGCACCGAAGCGACATCGTTCATGACCGGCACCGATATCCTGATGGATGGCGGCTGGGTTGCGCAGTAAGGCCGAATCCTTTCACCCTTCACCGCAAAGGCGCGAAGGCGCAAAGGTAACGCAGAGAAATGCAAGGGGCAGAAGTATCCTACGGTGCGTCGGT encodes:
- a CDS encoding ABC transporter substrate-binding protein, encoding MKSRLLLLLGLVAWVAASTALAEKKYDPGATDTEIKIGQTMPYSGPGSAYGTIGKAELAYFKMINDQGGISGRKINLISLDDGYSPPRTVEQIRKLVEENEVLLTFQNLGTAHNTAIQKYMNAKKVPQLFVATGATKWADPQNFPWTMGWQPNYQTEAHLYAKYLLQNRPDARIAVLYQNDDYGKDYVKGLHDGLGSQADRSIAKEVSYEVTDPTVDSQIVTLQASGANTLFIIATPKFAAQAIRKTYDVGWKPLTFVNNVSSSVATVLLPAGLEKSVGLITALYLKDPTDPQWENDQPMKNWLAWMKKYFPDGDVKDIFNVYGYAAAQTLVQVFKQCGDDLTRENVMRQAANLKNFEVSVLLPGIRINTSPADFYPIEQVQLARFDGKRWVLFGEVLGK
- a CDS encoding ABC transporter substrate-binding protein — protein: MARIFRALFALALATAVSQASYAEKKYGPGVTDTEIKIGSTNPYSGPASAYGTIGRSESAYFKMINDQGGVNGRKINFISLDDGYSPPRTVEQVRKLVEQEQVLFLAGTLGTPPNSAIHKYVNAKGVPHIFVNTGATKWGDPKNFPWTMGFNINYQAEGHIYAQYILDTKPDAKIAILYQNDDYGKDYVKGLKDGLGDKAAQMVVAEASYEVTDPTIDSQIVTLKASGADTFYNVTTPKFAAQAIRKVYDMGWKPLHILNNVSTSVGAVLTPAGLDKSVGLISAVYIKDPVDPQWKNDPGFKEYAAWFKKYYPEGDINDVFNVSGYLIAQGVVHVLKACGDDLSRENVMKQMTGIKDLQMPMILPGIKWNTSPDDYFLIESAQLARFDGRAWVTFGKIIGR
- a CDS encoding heme-binding protein, which encodes MLQTTTLALEDAKRVAAAARAEAEKNGWAVVIAVLDDGGHLMYLERMDGTQKASSRIAEEKGRTAILFKRPTKALEDNVLEGRTAMLGLPGAVPLEGGVPLLKDGRFVGGIGVSGVQSFQDGIVARAGAAVL
- a CDS encoding SDR family oxidoreductase, which gives rise to MEGKFLQGKVAVITGASRGLGRAMALALGESGARLALVGRNRDKLAETRKFAADIGAESEIFVTDVRDEAQVGKLDKDVIARFGGAHILINNAGTAVRKNVADFSLDEWKLVVDTNLTGAFLVSRAFIPHMKTAKWGRIINMTSIMAHIGSTGRGAYCSSKAGLLALTKCLALELVGDGITVVAISPGFYATDLTAPLRADAQKNAALMAATPAARWGKPEEIGSLARYICTEATSFMTGTDILMDGGWVAQ
- a CDS encoding amidohydrolase family protein — its product is MESVLLRGGKVWDGNGKPAFPADILVAGNRIAEVRPQGPRNPDGTTHIDIPGHTVIPGLVDGHAHLPFLHKADIADTGDVPPEEHTLRTTQHARVVLEAGFTSCVSGGSAKPRIDVVIRNEIDAGHIPGPRMLAAGPELTNTGNLGDERRMHIHRESIAMIVDGTDEMLRTCRLLLREGVDTIKLNISGNQTTPNSASHRNIMNEDEIRTAAQTAHAHGKRIAAHVRAAASIKLALKHEVDILYHCEYADEECLDLLEAARDRVFVAPAIGLLHNLLYEAEPWGITYQKAEAAGVVHQFECAQRVFAELRKRGVRVLVGGDYGFPWTPHGTNARDLEHFVRFFGYSDAEALVAATKVGAAAMMLEGRTGEVAKGFLADLVVVAGEPQNDVRLLQSPGNIRLVMKDGRIHKNLFNATH
- a CDS encoding ABC transporter substrate-binding protein, whose amino-acid sequence is MSRCFRAFVVLTALAAAPLSAQAEKKYGPGVTDSEIKVGQSMPYSGPLSAFGTIGRAEAAYFDMVNAQGGVNGRRIKLISLDDGYSPPKTIEQTRKLVESDEVLLLFSSFGTPTNTAAMKYLNAKKVPQLFIAATGMKWGDPRNFPWTMAFLPSQKTGTTGYVRYLLKNRPEAKIGVLYQNDDFGKDYVKALKDHLGDKAERMIVAEASYESTDPSVDSQIATLKGAGADTFFSFASPKFAAQAIRKAYDIDWKPLLFIPYSATSVTAVLQPAGLQKSVGVISSAYVKDPTDPQWKTDAATKEWLAWIKSYYPDGDVAEIYNVYAYTNAQLLIQVLKQCGDELTRENVMRQAANLKNFELPMLLPGVRINTSATDYDPIKQLQLMRFDGKEWVRFGEVTP